The Kluyveromyces marxianus DMKU3-1042 DNA, complete genome, chromosome 7 DNA segment CGTTTGCTGGCGCATCACCTGTACCTTCATAAAATTGAATGCCTTGTCTTTCAAACTCCTTTTCCGGATCATAAATGTTCCAGCTATTGAATGGGGTTTCGGCTTTGTTAGGCGAATATATGAACGCGTACAGCTTATGCACGTCATCCAAAACCGTGAGTTTCGACAAGGAGTCAAAAACGTCTTGggcatttttttcattatccAAATCCAGAGAGAAAATGTTGTAATCCTTAGTGATCACCTTAATATTGTAGAACATCCAGATGTCCTTACCAGCATAAAGCTCCTCCTTTTCCCATTCGCTACGGTGCTTGTACTTGGAAACCAACGAGCTACCCTTGTTTCTGAATACAGACGCTATTGTCGGGTATGCTACCCAGAACTCACGCGAAGAATTATCATCCGTGAAGATTAAGTGATGTGTAGTCAAGTGAATGGAACccttcaaagaaataccTCTCTTGTGCCAAATAACATTGTCGACTCTGGCAACCTTGATATAATCCATTCGCGCTTTTAATTCTAGTACTCCTTATGTTTTGGTATTTCTATTTGGACTGTTGGGATACAATTAAAGTGAAGTATGATTATAGTAATTATTGTTGATAATGTTATGATTAATAGTTTAGCGGCTTGCCTTTGAAGTACTCTAACTAAACAAACTAATTCAACTCCGAATTACACATACGTAACAGTGTTCCTGTACGTGATTTCTACGTGTATACCTGCGGCTTCTCAATGTTGTAATTACACCCACACCTACCTTCTTGGGCTGTGTGCACCTATGGCAAGactctctctttttttccgtAATTTGTAAAGGGTCTGAACTCTGTGTAAAAGAGTTACAAACCTGTATTACTGAGatatgatttttttttttttttggcaaGTTTAGTACGGGATCAGCGAGGGAATTTGCTGAGAAAGAGGAACGACAGCAAGAGTTCAAGCTTGCGAAAGGGGGTCCTCCGACGAACGGAGGATTGTGCGTAAATATAAATGACCGTTAAACAACATATATAATTTATCCAGGGTATCATAGAGGTGTTATCGAAgtgaaacaaaataaaataaaataaaataaaataagaGTAGAGTAGAGTAGAGTAGAGTAGACCAAAGTtgagatgaagaaaaaaataataataatgaataaAGGTAAAAAGGTTGGCCGTTGGTAGCGGCATCATCAGCATGGCGACAGTCTTGAAGATCCCCAGGATCTAGTCAGACGTCCCGTTATAATAAGTTTTATTGGAAGCATGGGAGGGTTTGgttttgggtttttttttttttttttttaaaatgACTATTGTGCAAACCTCTCTTTTTTAGAAGCGACAAGGCCGGACTGCTGCTGCAGTGTTCCCCTGTCATCACCTACATTGGGTGATGGGAAGTAGCTCCAATATATACTTGCCCTCCTTGTACTGCTGGTTACTCTTCTCGCTCTTGAGGTACCTCCAGCCAACAAGAGCACCGCAAGTAGAGCAGAATATGTCACAAACGACATATTTCCCCGTAATCATATACCGGGTCTGGCGCTCGCCCTCAAAAACATTAACTACCTCGTTCATAAGATATGCGTCGCCAGTTTTTCCCCGATAGTCCTTTGACATAAGCTGCGTGCTTGACGACAAGTGCGTGCGACAGTTCCGGCACCCGTAGATGACAAACCGTTCATGCTTGTGCTTCAGACAGATATCCTCCGTAGATGGCTTCTCGATGTAAACGCAGCAGCTTATTCCCATGGCACACGCAATATACTCACTAACTAAtcaaactttgaaaatattcCTTTCGTTTTACCAAATGGTGATGGACGATACTCCTCCTCTAGAAATCTAAACCACTTACCACCTACTTTTTATCCGCTATTACTCCCCAAgctctttctctctctctcttctatatataaaaggGCCTTTCTAATCGAGAGAAAACTACAACTAGAACCAATCAAGTCGCCAAGTAACTCCAAGTAacccaaaaagaaatacagCCCTTGAGGAATGAACAATGAACAATCAACTATCTATCCAACCCTAAAAGGtccaaatgaaataaaaaaaatttccTCCGGTGATCCTAGTCCTAATCGTAATCAAATCAGTATATCCGCTAATAGCTCTCTGCCACTTTTTCCAAACCACTAGCGCAACTTATTCGCTAATCTTCCACTCCTCTCAAACACATCTTTAAtcccatatatataaatccCTGTTTTATCCGAATTCTGTCGTTATATAATGACGGGTATGTGTGTGACTCCCTAAAAATAAATCTATACAGGGAAAGGCAGGGGAATCGTTACAGTTTTGGTGCAAAATACGACTAATGCGTGCAAACGTATCCGGAAAAGCATATGGATATGTTTAGTGGCATACCCTGTCAACCAGCCGGTGCGTTTCCCACCTGTA contains these protein-coding regions:
- the MOH1 gene encoding Moh1p; the encoded protein is MGISCCVYIEKPSTEDICLKHKHERFVIYGCRNCRTHLSSSTQLMSKDYRGKTGDAYLMNEVVNVFEGERQTRYMITGKYVVCDIFCSTCGALVGWRYLKSEKSNQQYKEGKYILELLPITQCR